A window of Rhizobium acidisoli contains these coding sequences:
- a CDS encoding prolyl oligopeptidase family serine peptidase — translation MNLHLETDDDPRTRQFIDDHNRISDAAFRTAEFARDRDAIKALIERQDRLIVPMRRGAWLFDFRQSKDNPLGVWLRLPADQEPLPDAGWEPVFDLDAFCIRDGKRWNWRGVVTCPWEPTRVLLTLSDGGSDLLRLLEFDAEKKEIVEGGFDTPAARSHANWLSRDEICYFGSTDRFSATRSGWPRVGRRLKRGQRPEDAAIMFEAANEDVYGFNLVIDPALSGGSADAGLIDIFVAAHEIGVASAFLTAADGTRRRIDLPKEADFQFNHDHCLWRAKTDERVATGSLVLQRFDPGSQTVPLGPERILFQPGEGQSISQMMLMREWCVFIISDRLRPRLMVLDLTKPDAEQREIVLPADMQTAHFRPLYADLHLGDDTLCIIGQGFLQPPACYRLELSDRSKQAEPIFIAAAPSYFDAAGMSSELLEAVSEDGTRVTYRLVLPKHWTKGTLPVLLYGYGGFDVSLSPTYSGVTGRWLEQGGAYVQAYIRGGGEFGPDWYRSAKRQGRDRAFADFVAIARDLVARGYTVPSRIACQGGSNGGLLTGVMLTRYPDDFGAVWCQVPVLDMTRFHLFSAGQAWMDEYGDPEIAADRDFMLGYSPLHNVRPATEVTYPPIYIESSANDDRVHPSHARRFAARLEEAGHRPFFHEFGSGGHGGDGNSEERAARAAMGYSFLRQTIMR, via the coding sequence ATGAACCTTCATCTCGAAACGGACGACGATCCGCGCACCCGCCAGTTCATCGACGATCATAACCGGATTTCCGATGCGGCGTTCAGAACGGCTGAATTTGCCAGGGATCGCGACGCGATCAAGGCGTTGATCGAGCGGCAGGACAGGTTGATCGTGCCGATGCGCCGCGGTGCGTGGTTGTTCGATTTTCGGCAGAGCAAGGACAATCCTCTCGGCGTCTGGCTCCGTCTGCCTGCCGACCAGGAGCCGCTGCCGGACGCCGGTTGGGAACCGGTTTTCGATCTCGATGCCTTCTGCATCCGTGATGGCAAGCGCTGGAACTGGCGCGGCGTCGTCACCTGCCCGTGGGAGCCGACGCGGGTGCTGCTGACGCTTTCGGACGGCGGCTCGGATCTTCTCCGGCTGCTCGAATTCGACGCCGAGAAGAAAGAGATCGTCGAGGGCGGTTTCGATACGCCGGCCGCACGATCGCATGCCAATTGGCTGAGCCGTGATGAGATCTGCTATTTCGGCTCGACCGACCGATTTTCGGCGACCCGCTCCGGATGGCCACGGGTCGGGCGGCGATTGAAGCGCGGGCAGCGACCGGAAGATGCCGCCATCATGTTCGAAGCCGCGAATGAAGACGTCTACGGCTTCAATCTCGTCATCGATCCTGCTCTGTCAGGCGGTTCGGCGGATGCCGGATTGATCGACATTTTCGTCGCCGCCCATGAGATCGGCGTCGCCAGCGCTTTCCTGACCGCAGCCGACGGCACGCGGCGGCGCATCGATCTGCCTAAGGAAGCGGACTTCCAGTTCAATCACGATCATTGCCTCTGGCGAGCAAAGACCGATGAGCGCGTTGCCACCGGCAGTCTCGTGCTGCAGCGCTTCGATCCCGGCTCGCAGACAGTTCCGCTCGGACCGGAGCGGATCCTGTTTCAGCCTGGCGAGGGCCAGTCGATCTCGCAGATGATGCTGATGCGCGAGTGGTGCGTCTTCATCATTTCCGATCGGCTGCGTCCGCGTCTCATGGTGCTGGATCTGACCAAGCCCGATGCCGAACAGCGCGAGATCGTGCTGCCTGCCGACATGCAGACGGCTCATTTCAGGCCGCTTTATGCGGATCTGCATCTTGGCGACGATACGCTCTGCATCATCGGCCAGGGCTTCCTGCAGCCGCCGGCCTGTTACCGGCTCGAGCTGTCGGATCGCAGCAAGCAGGCCGAGCCGATTTTCATCGCCGCGGCGCCCAGCTATTTCGATGCGGCCGGCATGTCATCCGAGCTGCTGGAGGCGGTTTCCGAGGATGGAACCAGGGTTACCTACCGGCTGGTCCTGCCGAAACACTGGACCAAGGGCACGCTGCCGGTGCTGCTTTACGGCTATGGCGGCTTCGATGTTTCGCTGTCGCCGACCTATTCCGGCGTGACGGGACGCTGGCTGGAACAGGGCGGCGCCTATGTGCAGGCCTATATCCGCGGCGGCGGCGAATTCGGCCCCGATTGGTATCGCAGCGCCAAGCGGCAGGGACGAGACCGGGCGTTTGCCGATTTCGTCGCCATCGCCCGCGATCTCGTCGCCCGCGGCTACACCGTGCCGTCGCGCATCGCCTGCCAGGGAGGAAGCAATGGCGGCCTGCTGACCGGCGTGATGCTGACGCGCTATCCGGACGATTTCGGCGCCGTCTGGTGCCAGGTGCCGGTGCTCGACATGACACGCTTCCACCTGTTCAGCGCCGGCCAGGCCTGGATGGACGAATATGGCGATCCGGAGATAGCAGCGGACCGGGATTTCATGCTCGGCTATTCGCCGCTCCATAATGTCCGGCCGGCGACCGAGGTCACCTATCCGCCGATCTATATCGAAAGCTCCGCCAATGACGACCGGGTGCATCCCTCGCATGCGCGCCGCTTCGCCGCGCGGCTGGAGGAAGCGGGACACCGGCCGTTCTTCCATGAATTCGGCTCGGGCGGGCATGGCGGCGACGGCAATTCCGAAGAGCGCGCCGCCCGGGCGGCCATGGGTTATAGCTTCCTTCGCCAAACTATCATGAGGTAA
- a CDS encoding CGNR zinc finger domain-containing protein, protein MSFSWTPHRFAGGALALDVANSVVLRHDATRRIDRFAVRDQMQDFPRAAAEFCAERALFGDIAPVAAENETDFLALREAIDRYFRKRILDGGDDQLLAGLLEALAKVLREASPGSVAAATAHSVLRLVAMPDPERMKICGNCGWLFIDRSKNRSRAWCDMAVCGNRAKANRHYRRKKEETP, encoded by the coding sequence ATGAGCTTTTCCTGGACCCCTCACCGCTTTGCCGGCGGCGCACTGGCGCTCGATGTCGCCAACAGCGTCGTGCTGCGCCACGATGCAACGCGGCGGATCGACCGCTTCGCGGTTCGGGACCAGATGCAGGACTTTCCGCGCGCCGCCGCCGAATTCTGCGCCGAACGGGCTCTCTTCGGCGATATCGCGCCGGTGGCGGCGGAAAACGAGACGGATTTCCTCGCGCTGCGGGAAGCGATCGACCGCTATTTCCGTAAGCGTATACTGGATGGCGGCGACGACCAATTGCTGGCCGGACTGCTGGAGGCGCTGGCAAAAGTGCTGCGTGAGGCAAGCCCCGGCAGCGTGGCCGCGGCCACCGCCCATTCGGTGCTGCGGCTGGTCGCCATGCCGGATCCGGAGCGGATGAAGATTTGCGGCAATTGCGGCTGGCTGTTCATCGATCGCAGCAAGAACAGGAGCCGCGCCTGGTGCGACATGGCGGTCTGCGGCAACCGCGCCAAGGCGAACCGGCACTACCGCCGCAAAAAGGAGGAGACGCCATGA
- the ndk gene encoding nucleoside-diphosphate kinase encodes MAIERTFSMIKPDATKRNLTGAITKMLEDAGLRVVASKRVWMSRREAEGFYAVHKDRPFFGELVEGMTSGPTVVQVLEGEGAILKNREIMGSTNPANADEGTIRKVHALSIGENSVHGSDAPETAAQEIKYWFSDTEVVG; translated from the coding sequence ATGGCGATTGAACGCACCTTCTCGATGATCAAGCCGGATGCAACCAAGCGCAACCTGACGGGCGCCATCACCAAGATGCTCGAAGATGCCGGCCTGCGCGTCGTCGCCTCCAAGCGCGTCTGGATGAGCCGCCGCGAAGCTGAAGGCTTCTACGCCGTTCACAAGGATCGCCCCTTCTTCGGCGAACTCGTCGAAGGCATGACCTCCGGCCCGACCGTCGTTCAGGTTCTGGAAGGCGAAGGCGCCATCCTCAAGAACCGCGAGATCATGGGCTCGACCAACCCGGCAAACGCTGACGAAGGCACGATCCGCAAGGTTCACGCTCTGTCGATCGGCGAAAATTCCGTTCACGGCTCCGATGCTCCGGAGACGGCTGCCCAGGAAATCAAGTACTGGTTCTCCGATACCGAAGTCGTCGGCTGA
- the pgsA gene encoding CDP-diacylglycerol--glycerol-3-phosphate 3-phosphatidyltransferase: MASRAYSIPNLLTYGRILAVPLIVLCFFIEGRLSISNTARWVALWIFVIASITDFLDGYLARIWNQTSNIGRMLDPIADKLLVASILLLVAADQTIAGWSIWAAITILCREILVSGLREYLAALKVSVPVTRIAKWKTTLQLVAIAFLLAGPAGDEIFPYTTQTGIALLWIAALLTIYTGYDYFRAGLKHIVDDEE, encoded by the coding sequence ATGGCATCGCGTGCGTACAGCATCCCCAACCTCCTGACCTACGGCCGTATCCTCGCGGTACCGCTGATCGTTCTCTGCTTCTTCATCGAGGGCAGGCTGTCGATCAGTAACACGGCGCGCTGGGTGGCGCTGTGGATCTTCGTCATCGCCTCGATCACCGATTTCCTCGACGGCTATCTCGCGCGCATCTGGAATCAGACCTCGAATATCGGCCGCATGCTCGATCCGATCGCCGACAAGCTGCTGGTCGCCTCGATCCTGCTCCTGGTCGCGGCCGACCAAACGATTGCCGGCTGGTCGATCTGGGCGGCGATCACCATTCTCTGCCGCGAGATCCTGGTGTCCGGCTTGCGCGAATATCTGGCGGCGCTGAAAGTCAGCGTGCCGGTGACGCGGATCGCCAAGTGGAAGACGACGCTGCAACTCGTCGCCATCGCCTTCCTGCTCGCCGGACCTGCCGGCGACGAGATTTTCCCCTATACGACGCAGACCGGCATCGCGCTGCTGTGGATTGCCGCACTGCTGACCATCTATACAGGCTATGATTATTTCCGTGCCGGGCTGAAACATATCGTGGATGACGAGGAATGA
- a CDS encoding branched-chain amino acid ABC transporter permease, giving the protein MAYLLQQLANAVPLAALYAALAFGYAVAFGVTKRADITYGAIFAFSGQILLLFTELAFNRFWLVLPAALAVGACAAIAYSLAAGLWIGRSIMLPLVSKSPNTVIVAALGIMIVLMETARLAANTRAIWLPPFLNDTVVFWNDGPFKVTLTYIQLIDTALMAAVVAIGALILRRTAWGRIWRAVTDDPLAAELCGTSADRVFLVAYAAASLVATICGILATFYYGSMDFGAGLMFGLKVLLIAAVGGYSDPLRSAGGAACLAVVETLWGAYGPFVWRDFVIFSLLVLLLVMSRRERVVL; this is encoded by the coding sequence ATGGCTTATCTTCTGCAGCAGCTGGCGAATGCGGTTCCGCTCGCCGCCCTTTATGCCGCACTCGCCTTTGGTTATGCCGTCGCCTTCGGCGTGACGAAGCGGGCCGACATCACCTATGGGGCGATCTTCGCTTTTTCCGGCCAGATCCTGCTGCTGTTCACTGAGCTTGCCTTCAACCGCTTCTGGCTGGTGCTGCCGGCGGCCCTTGCCGTCGGCGCCTGCGCTGCCATCGCCTATTCGCTGGCGGCGGGCCTATGGATCGGCCGTTCGATCATGCTGCCGCTGGTCAGCAAATCTCCGAATACGGTGATCGTCGCCGCCCTCGGGATCATGATCGTGCTGATGGAAACCGCCCGGCTTGCCGCCAATACCCGCGCCATCTGGCTGCCGCCGTTTCTGAACGACACGGTCGTCTTCTGGAACGATGGCCCGTTCAAGGTGACGCTCACCTATATCCAGCTGATCGACACGGCGCTGATGGCAGCCGTCGTCGCGATCGGGGCTCTGATCCTCAGGCGCACCGCCTGGGGCCGCATCTGGCGCGCCGTCACCGATGATCCGTTGGCCGCCGAACTCTGCGGCACCAGCGCCGACCGCGTCTTTCTCGTCGCTTATGCGGCAGCTAGCCTCGTCGCCACGATCTGCGGCATCCTCGCGACATTCTATTACGGCTCGATGGATTTCGGCGCCGGCCTGATGTTCGGGCTGAAGGTGCTGCTGATTGCGGCTGTCGGCGGCTATTCCGATCCGCTGCGCTCGGCCGGCGGCGCTGCCTGCCTCGCCGTCGTCGAAACCCTATGGGGCGCCTATGGCCCCTTCGTCTGGCGCGATTTCGTCATCTTTTCGCTGCTCGTCCTGCTCTTGGTCATGAGCCGCAGGGAGCGGGTGGTGCTTTAG
- a CDS encoding polysaccharide deacetylase family protein — protein sequence MYRFFILSCMALTATLSACSTTKRAPDTSIKTSSVIAPAERKLAFAGDDAAPRMSGWHQLAGRTLEVSSLADLKLQDKEVILSFDDGPIPGRTDKVLAILDRFGVKGAFMMVGEMAEMHPALARRVAEGGNTIGSHTYDHADLTSLDFDAAMAEVVKGELAVTKATGTDVSFFRFPYLAESHRLRAAIAMRDLVVMDVDVDSKDYFAITPASVTRRTMDLLHKRGRGIILMHDIHKRTATMLPTLLSELEAEGYKVVTLKFKKTQAPSNLVASADLVTTR from the coding sequence ATGTATCGCTTTTTCATTCTGTCCTGCATGGCCCTCACGGCCACCCTGTCTGCCTGCAGCACCACCAAACGGGCCCCGGATACCTCGATCAAGACCTCCTCGGTGATCGCGCCCGCGGAGCGGAAACTTGCCTTTGCCGGCGACGATGCGGCGCCGCGCATGAGCGGCTGGCACCAACTGGCCGGGCGGACGCTTGAGGTCTCCTCGCTTGCCGATCTCAAGCTGCAGGACAAGGAAGTGATCCTGAGCTTCGACGACGGCCCGATCCCGGGGCGGACCGACAAGGTTTTGGCGATCCTCGACCGGTTCGGCGTCAAAGGCGCCTTCATGATGGTCGGCGAAATGGCCGAAATGCATCCGGCGCTGGCCCGCAGGGTCGCCGAGGGCGGCAACACGATCGGCAGCCACACCTACGACCACGCCGACCTGACTTCGCTTGATTTCGACGCAGCGATGGCCGAGGTGGTCAAGGGCGAATTGGCGGTGACCAAGGCGACGGGAACCGACGTCTCCTTCTTCCGCTTCCCCTATCTTGCCGAGAGCCACAGGCTGCGCGCCGCGATCGCCATGCGCGATCTGGTGGTCATGGATGTCGATGTCGACAGCAAGGATTATTTTGCCATCACGCCGGCCTCCGTGACGCGCCGGACGATGGACCTGCTGCACAAACGCGGCCGCGGCATCATCCTGATGCATGACATCCACAAACGCACGGCAACGATGCTGCCGACCCTGCTCTCCGAACTCGAAGCCGAAGGCTACAAGGTGGTGACGCTGAAGTTCAAGAAGACGCAGGCGCCGAGCAACCTCGTCGCTTCTGCCGATTTGGTGACGACCCGGTAG
- a CDS encoding DinB family protein: MLRQYRMFASYNRWANAQVYAAAADLSDAEFRSDRGAFFGSLHHTLNHLMVADRIWMKRFTGTGEAPTSLDAILYEERHALAAARKTEDERIIAWTGVLNEARLAADFTYSPVSQPIEITQPLWTALSHLFNHQTHHRGQCHMTLTALGKPSLGLDLIYFLRSEGREWM; the protein is encoded by the coding sequence ATGCTCAGGCAATACAGGATGTTCGCTTCCTATAATCGCTGGGCCAATGCCCAGGTCTATGCCGCCGCAGCCGATCTCAGCGACGCGGAATTCCGCAGCGACCGCGGCGCCTTCTTCGGCTCGCTGCATCACACGCTCAATCATCTGATGGTCGCCGACCGGATATGGATGAAGCGCTTCACCGGCACCGGCGAGGCGCCGACGAGCCTCGATGCCATTCTCTATGAAGAGAGGCATGCGCTTGCCGCCGCACGCAAGACAGAAGACGAGCGGATCATTGCCTGGACCGGCGTGCTTAACGAGGCAAGGCTTGCCGCCGACTTCACCTACTCGCCGGTGTCGCAACCGATCGAGATCACCCAGCCGCTGTGGACGGCGCTCTCGCATCTCTTCAACCACCAGACCCATCATCGCGGCCAATGCCACATGACGCTGACGGCGCTCGGCAAGCCGAGCCTCGGGCTTGATCTCATCTACTTCCTGCGCAGCGAGGGGCGCGAGTGGATGTGA
- a CDS encoding glutathione S-transferase family protein, which yields MTRALYSLCGADQQHLFSPHCWKAVMALAHKGLDFEEIPTTYARIRAIGGGVSQTVPVLDDNGRLIPDSFDIALYLEEAYPERPSLFSGEGGKALSRMVEGYSQMIIHPAITRIALLDIHANLDEGDKAYFRESREARLGKSFEVVAAGSEAEKAAFGAKLEPLRHMLKFQPFIGGQAPLFADYIVFGALQWLRVCTGLTMLAAADPVLGWFERCLDLHQSRGRTVTAA from the coding sequence ATGACCAGAGCCCTCTATTCCCTCTGCGGCGCCGATCAACAGCACCTCTTCTCGCCTCATTGCTGGAAGGCGGTGATGGCGCTGGCGCATAAGGGGCTCGATTTCGAGGAAATCCCGACGACCTATGCCCGCATCCGCGCAATCGGCGGCGGCGTCTCGCAGACCGTGCCCGTGCTCGACGACAATGGCCGGCTGATCCCCGACAGTTTCGACATCGCCCTCTATCTCGAAGAGGCCTATCCTGAGCGACCGTCGCTGTTTAGCGGCGAGGGCGGCAAGGCGCTGTCGCGCATGGTCGAGGGCTATTCGCAGATGATCATCCATCCGGCAATCACGCGGATCGCCCTTCTCGATATCCACGCCAATCTTGACGAGGGGGATAAGGCCTATTTCCGCGAGAGCCGCGAAGCTCGTCTCGGCAAATCATTCGAAGTCGTTGCTGCGGGTAGCGAGGCGGAGAAGGCCGCCTTCGGCGCCAAGCTGGAGCCGCTCCGGCACATGCTGAAATTCCAGCCCTTCATCGGCGGGCAGGCGCCGCTCTTTGCCGATTATATCGTCTTCGGGGCGCTGCAATGGCTGCGTGTCTGCACCGGCCTCACGATGCTGGCCGCCGCCGATCCCGTCCTGGGCTGGTTCGAACGCTGCCTCGATCTCCATCAAAGCCGCGGCCGGACTGTGACAGCGGCGTGA
- a CDS encoding molybdenum cofactor biosynthesis protein MoaE: MTLPPTIRVQREDFDLQAEVDGLSKNNPGVGAIVTFSGLCRDDGGTLAALELEHYPGMAEAEMTRIGELAIERFGLLGLTAIHRYGKIAVGENIVLVVAAAPHRQAAFDGANFVMDFLKTAAPFWKKEHGRDGAEGDWVAAKDADDAARDKWK, encoded by the coding sequence TTGACCCTCCCCCCCACCATCCGCGTTCAACGCGAAGACTTCGACCTTCAAGCCGAAGTCGACGGCCTCTCTAAAAACAACCCCGGCGTCGGCGCCATTGTCACCTTCTCCGGCCTCTGCCGCGACGACGGTGGCACGCTGGCAGCGCTCGAACTCGAACATTACCCCGGCATGGCCGAAGCCGAGATGACCCGCATCGGCGAACTCGCCATCGAACGCTTCGGGCTGCTCGGCCTCACCGCCATCCACCGCTACGGCAAGATCGCCGTGGGCGAAAATATCGTCCTCGTCGTCGCGGCCGCGCCGCATCGGCAGGCGGCATTCGACGGCGCCAATTTTGTCATGGACTTCCTGAAGACCGCAGCCCCCTTCTGGAAGAAGGAGCACGGTCGGGATGGCGCCGAGGGCGACTGGGTCGCGGCGAAAGACGCCGACGACGCGGCGCGCGACAAGTGGAAATAG
- the moaD gene encoding molybdopterin converting factor subunit 1 gives MTRLVYFAWVRERIGKGEEEIDLPSSVVTVTDLLNHLKTLGEEYESALQYPDVIRVALDMEHVEHDEPIAGALEIGIFPPMTGG, from the coding sequence ATGACGCGGCTTGTCTATTTCGCATGGGTGCGCGAGCGCATCGGCAAAGGCGAGGAGGAGATCGACCTCCCCTCCTCCGTCGTTACCGTGACCGATCTTCTGAATCATTTGAAGACGCTGGGCGAAGAATATGAGTCCGCACTTCAATATCCCGACGTGATCCGCGTGGCGCTCGACATGGAGCATGTCGAGCATGACGAGCCGATAGCAGGCGCGCTGGAGATCGGGATATTTCCGCCGATGACGGGGGGGTGA
- a CDS encoding ABC-F family ATP-binding cassette domain-containing protein has protein sequence MITLTDISARIAGRLLLDNASISLPSGTKAGLVGRNGAGKSTLFRVITGDLGSETGSVSIPKAARIGQVAQEAPATEESLIEIVLSADKERAALVAEAETATDPHRIAEIQMRLVDIDAHSAEARAASILAGLGFDQAAQARPASSFSGGWRMRVALAAVLFSEPDLLLLDEPTNYLDLEGTLWLEDYVRRYPHTVIIISHDRDLLNNAVNAIVHLDQKKLTFYRGGYDQFERQKAEADELQTKAKAKNDAARKHLQSFIDRFKAKASKARQAQSRVKALERMGTVAAVIEDHVQPITFPEPEKQPASPIVAIQSGAVGYEPGNPILKNLNLRIDNDDRIALLGSNGNGKSTFAKFISGRLAPESGEVKLAPSLKIGFFAQHQLDDLIPEQSPVEHVRRLMPGAPEPKVRARVAQMGLATEKMATAAKDLSGGEKARLLMGLAAFNAPNLLILDEPTNHLDIDSRRALIEALNDYEGAVILISHDRHLIEATVDRLWLVNGGTVTTFEGDMDEYRDLIVTSGKKKEEKPQLTEDATSKADQRKLNAERRASLTPLKKKINEIESLTAKLEKQIQALDAELANPALYEKTPAKAAEKAKQRGEAAAKLAAAEEDWLMLSAEYEEAMAG, from the coding sequence ATGATCACGCTCACCGATATTTCCGCCCGCATTGCCGGGCGCCTGCTTCTCGACAATGCCAGCATTTCGCTGCCTTCGGGCACGAAGGCGGGGCTCGTCGGGCGCAACGGCGCCGGCAAGTCCACCCTGTTTCGCGTCATCACCGGCGATCTCGGCTCGGAGACCGGATCGGTGTCGATCCCGAAGGCGGCGCGCATCGGCCAGGTGGCGCAGGAAGCGCCGGCGACTGAGGAATCCCTGATCGAGATCGTGCTGTCAGCCGACAAGGAACGCGCCGCCCTCGTTGCCGAGGCGGAAACGGCGACCGATCCGCACCGCATCGCCGAAATCCAGATGCGTCTCGTCGATATCGACGCGCATTCGGCCGAAGCGCGCGCGGCAAGCATTCTGGCCGGCCTCGGCTTCGACCAGGCGGCGCAGGCCCGCCCCGCCTCCTCCTTCTCAGGCGGCTGGCGCATGCGCGTGGCACTGGCCGCCGTGCTGTTTTCCGAGCCGGATCTGCTGCTGCTCGACGAACCCACAAACTATCTCGACCTCGAAGGCACGCTGTGGCTGGAAGATTATGTCCGGCGCTATCCGCACACGGTCATCATCATCAGCCACGATCGCGACCTCTTGAACAACGCGGTCAACGCGATCGTCCATCTCGACCAGAAGAAGCTGACCTTCTATCGCGGCGGCTACGACCAGTTCGAGCGGCAGAAGGCGGAAGCCGACGAGCTGCAGACCAAGGCCAAGGCCAAGAACGACGCGGCCCGCAAACATCTGCAGAGCTTCATCGATCGCTTCAAGGCCAAGGCTTCCAAGGCCCGGCAGGCGCAATCGCGTGTCAAGGCGCTCGAGCGCATGGGAACCGTCGCCGCGGTGATCGAGGATCACGTACAGCCGATCACTTTCCCCGAGCCGGAAAAGCAGCCGGCCTCGCCGATCGTCGCGATCCAGAGCGGCGCCGTCGGCTACGAGCCCGGCAATCCGATCCTGAAGAACCTCAACCTTCGCATCGACAATGACGACCGCATCGCCCTGCTCGGCTCGAACGGCAACGGCAAATCGACCTTCGCCAAATTCATCTCCGGCCGGCTTGCGCCGGAAAGCGGCGAAGTGAAGCTGGCGCCGAGCCTGAAGATCGGCTTCTTCGCGCAGCATCAGCTCGACGACCTCATCCCCGAGCAATCGCCGGTCGAACATGTCCGCCGGCTGATGCCCGGCGCGCCGGAGCCCAAGGTGCGCGCCCGCGTCGCCCAGATGGGGCTTGCGACCGAGAAGATGGCGACGGCCGCCAAGGATCTTTCCGGCGGCGAGAAAGCCCGCCTGTTGATGGGGCTTGCCGCCTTCAATGCGCCCAATCTGCTGATCCTAGACGAACCCACAAACCACCTCGATATCGACAGCCGCCGGGCGCTGATCGAGGCGCTGAACGATTACGAAGGCGCCGTCATCCTGATCTCGCACGATCGTCATCTGATCGAGGCGACGGTCGACCGGCTGTGGCTGGTCAATGGCGGCACGGTGACGACCTTCGAAGGCGATATGGACGAATACCGCGACCTGATCGTCACATCCGGTAAAAAAAAAGAAGAAAAGCCGCAGCTGACTGAGGATGCGACCTCGAAGGCCGACCAGCGCAAGCTCAATGCCGAACGGCGCGCCTCGCTGACGCCGCTCAAGAAAAAGATCAATGAAATCGAATCCTTGACGGCGAAGCTGGAGAAACAGATTCAGGCGCTTGACGCGGAACTTGCAAATCCCGCGCTTTACGAAAAGACGCCCGCCAAGGCTGCCGAGAAGGCAAAGCAGCGCGGCGAGGCTGCAGCAAAGCTGGCTGCAGCCGAGGAAGACTGGCTGATGCTTTCGGCCGAATACGAAGAGGCCATGGCGGGATAG
- a CDS encoding GGDEF domain-containing protein: MQNASANALVPRTAPMADIQKIAQHMARLNVAALPRNYELFHEAIIGLNAGLAQDIAALGPQPQQAMLGELGLKYRLVSHCGLAGEASQNEASRLLREAAERLAEGLRHREAFARACATILKSVSGHDDQSLAAFIGEVDYLSASLSTVLSAEMEIGARLEDDIKRLETLERGISAMQSAAVADRITGLPNRIALNREIADLYEREEGFAGSALVMVDIDNFTELNDRYGTQAGNKLLKKLAGLFRKSIKKNDFVARTEADEFALLFSNVGMQDAMTIAERLRASVEDNLVFATSDKADHGRLTISIGVALSTDAATPGQLQANARVALLAAQSNPRRPVQAFGH; encoded by the coding sequence ATGCAGAATGCAAGCGCAAACGCACTGGTGCCGCGCACGGCGCCCATGGCCGACATTCAGAAGATCGCCCAGCATATGGCGCGCTTGAATGTCGCGGCGCTGCCGCGCAACTACGAACTCTTTCATGAGGCAATCATCGGGCTCAATGCCGGTCTCGCGCAGGATATCGCCGCACTCGGACCCCAGCCGCAACAGGCGATGCTCGGCGAACTCGGCCTGAAGTACCGTCTCGTCAGCCATTGCGGGCTGGCGGGCGAGGCTTCGCAGAACGAGGCGAGCCGGTTGCTGCGCGAAGCGGCGGAGCGGCTTGCAGAAGGGCTGCGACACAGAGAAGCCTTTGCACGCGCCTGCGCCACGATCCTGAAATCCGTCTCCGGCCACGACGACCAAAGCCTTGCCGCGTTCATCGGCGAGGTCGATTACCTCTCCGCCTCGCTCTCGACGGTGCTGTCGGCGGAGATGGAAATCGGCGCCCGGCTGGAGGACGATATCAAGAGGCTGGAAACGCTGGAGCGCGGCATTTCGGCAATGCAATCGGCCGCCGTGGCCGACCGGATTACCGGACTTCCGAACCGCATCGCGCTGAACCGGGAGATCGCCGATCTCTATGAGCGCGAAGAGGGTTTTGCCGGCAGCGCGCTTGTTATGGTCGATATCGACAATTTCACCGAACTCAACGACAGATATGGCACCCAGGCCGGCAACAAGCTGCTGAAGAAGCTCGCCGGCCTTTTCCGCAAATCGATCAAGAAGAACGACTTCGTCGCCCGCACCGAGGCTGACGAATTCGCGCTATTGTTTTCCAACGTCGGCATGCAGGATGCGATGACGATCGCCGAACGCCTGCGCGCCTCGGTCGAGGATAATCTCGTCTTTGCGACCTCCGACAAGGCCGATCACGGCAGGCTGACCATCTCGATCGGCGTAGCGCTCAGCACCGATGCGGCAACGCCCGGCCAGTTGCAGGCCAATGCCCGCGTGGCGCTTCTTGCCGCACAGTCCAACCCGCGACGGCCGGTGCAGGCTTTCGGCCACTGA